A portion of the Scylla paramamosain isolate STU-SP2022 chromosome 2, ASM3559412v1, whole genome shotgun sequence genome contains these proteins:
- the LOC135114061 gene encoding uncharacterized protein LOC135114061 isoform X2 — protein sequence MSRFLCTALLMVTLSLAVTSQPFPQQDPSKHNDFIWNSRKIGNKKVATLTIRKDEERDRRSISPVEDDNSGHKNGKRRHAHRHHHGEGERAAMWLENDQSDEGHDRGSAPSEGHTSEGTRHSGRSALEDGHRVRHSDVHPESLQGEDHMPSFPEMLAEAGITLDSSLLESKTTSARRGSGEERRNRNGKKNRRNRGGRRSRKNKNKKKKKGCRRLKGEERRKCQDALRQCNNLKKRKKKRCRADALEAALSEASGRREDIFSFLKNITEMSGKEACHYHYLKSCSTRVGLFTKGPDSDRAVVKCHFRKEFLKCMQNLQQHGTCNPSFHTRGDITALREKIKEFVWTPSSCLISDVVEG from the exons ATGTCCAGATTCCTGTGCACGGCGCTACTGATGGTGACGCTGTCCCTGGCGGTGACGTCACAGCCGTTCCCTCAGCAAGACCCCAGCAAACACAATGACTTCATATGGAACTCGAGAAAGATCGGCAACAAGAAAGTAGCAACATTAACCATAAG GAAGGACGAAGAGCGGGATCGCCGCAGCATCTCACCAGTGGAAGATGACAACAGCGGCCACAAAAACGGGAAGAGGCGACACGCCCACAGGCACCATCATGGAGAGGGCGAGCGAGCGGCGATGTGGCTGGAGAACGACCAGTCAGATGAGGGACACGACAGAGGAAGTGCGCCATCAGAGGGCCACACTTCTGAAGGGACGAGGCACAGCGGCCGGTCGGCGTTGGAGGACGGACATAGAGTGAGGCATAGTGATGTACACCCCGAAAGTTTACAAGGTGAGGACCACATGCCCAGCTTTCCCGAGATGCTTGCGGAGGCAGGAATCACACTCGATTCATCGCTGCTCGAAAGCAAAACCACCAGCGCAAGGCGAGGCAGTGGCGAGGAACGCAGGAACAGAAACggcaagaaaaatagaagaaacagaggaggaaggcgaagcaggaaaaacaagaacaagaaaaaaaagaagggttgTCGTCGcctgaagggggaggagagaaggaagtgccAGGACGCCCTTCGTCAGTGCAACAACCTAAAGAAACGTAAGAAGAAGAGGTGCCGTGCTGACGCTCTTGAAGCAGCCCTTAGCGAAGCCTCCGGCAGGCGGGAAGACATCTTCAGCTTCCTCAAGAACATCACTGAGA TGAGCGGGAAGGAGGCGTGTCACTACCACTACCTGAAGAGCTGCAGCACCAGAGTGGGCCTCTTCACCAAGGGGCCAGACAGCGACAGGGCAGTCGTCAAGTGTCACTTCAGGAAG GAATTCCTCAAGTGCATGCAGAACCTGCAGCAGCACGGGACGTGCAACCCAAGCTTCCACACGCGAGGTGACATCACCGCCCTCAGGGAAAAGATCAAGGAGTTCGTGTGGACGCCGAGCAGCTGCCTCATCTCGGACGTCGTGGAAGGGTAA
- the LOC135114061 gene encoding uncharacterized protein LOC135114061 isoform X1, translating to MSRFLCTALLMVTLSLAVTSQPFPQQDPSKHNDFIWNSRKIGNKKVATLTIRKDEERDRRSISPVEDDNSGHKNGKRRHAHRHHHGEGERAAMWLENDQSDEGHDRGSAPSEGHTSEGTRHSGRSALEDGHRVRHSDVHPESLQGEDHMPSFPEMLAEAGITLDSSLLESKTTSARRGSGEERRNRNGKKNRRNRGGRRSRKNKNKKKKKGCRRLKGEERRKCQDALRQCNNLKKRKKKRCRADALEAALSEASGRREDIFSFLKNITEMSGKEACHYHYLKSCSTRVGLFTKGPDSDRAVVKCHFRKEFLKCMQNLQQHGTCNPSFHTRGDITALREKIKEFVWTPSSCLISDVVEGWNMTK from the exons ATGTCCAGATTCCTGTGCACGGCGCTACTGATGGTGACGCTGTCCCTGGCGGTGACGTCACAGCCGTTCCCTCAGCAAGACCCCAGCAAACACAATGACTTCATATGGAACTCGAGAAAGATCGGCAACAAGAAAGTAGCAACATTAACCATAAG GAAGGACGAAGAGCGGGATCGCCGCAGCATCTCACCAGTGGAAGATGACAACAGCGGCCACAAAAACGGGAAGAGGCGACACGCCCACAGGCACCATCATGGAGAGGGCGAGCGAGCGGCGATGTGGCTGGAGAACGACCAGTCAGATGAGGGACACGACAGAGGAAGTGCGCCATCAGAGGGCCACACTTCTGAAGGGACGAGGCACAGCGGCCGGTCGGCGTTGGAGGACGGACATAGAGTGAGGCATAGTGATGTACACCCCGAAAGTTTACAAGGTGAGGACCACATGCCCAGCTTTCCCGAGATGCTTGCGGAGGCAGGAATCACACTCGATTCATCGCTGCTCGAAAGCAAAACCACCAGCGCAAGGCGAGGCAGTGGCGAGGAACGCAGGAACAGAAACggcaagaaaaatagaagaaacagaggaggaaggcgaagcaggaaaaacaagaacaagaaaaaaaagaagggttgTCGTCGcctgaagggggaggagagaaggaagtgccAGGACGCCCTTCGTCAGTGCAACAACCTAAAGAAACGTAAGAAGAAGAGGTGCCGTGCTGACGCTCTTGAAGCAGCCCTTAGCGAAGCCTCCGGCAGGCGGGAAGACATCTTCAGCTTCCTCAAGAACATCACTGAGA TGAGCGGGAAGGAGGCGTGTCACTACCACTACCTGAAGAGCTGCAGCACCAGAGTGGGCCTCTTCACCAAGGGGCCAGACAGCGACAGGGCAGTCGTCAAGTGTCACTTCAGGAAG GAATTCCTCAAGTGCATGCAGAACCTGCAGCAGCACGGGACGTGCAACCCAAGCTTCCACACGCGAGGTGACATCACCGCCCTCAGGGAAAAGATCAAGGAGTTCGTGTGGACGCCGAGCAGCTGCCTCATCTCGGACGTCGTGGAAGG